ACGCGAACAGCCAGCGCCAGCCAGCGACCCAGACACCGCTCACCGACACCGCGCTCGCGACGACGGCACCCGAATCGACGAGGGACGTCACGGGGAGCGGCCGAACCGTGATGGCGAGGTGCCACGGGACCGAGAGCACGAGCAGCCCCGTGAGCGCCGCCGCCGTCACGACCTGTAGTGGCACGAGCCGCCGCGACCCCTGTCGGCCGAGCAGCACCGCGACGAGCAGAGCGCCGCCCCCGAAGACGCCACACGACACCAGCGGCCGACGCACCGTGACGGCCGTGTTCAGCGCGGCGAACGCCACTAGCCCCACGCTCGCCGCCGCCGTCACCGCCACGTACCGGCTCGCCACCGGCGGCAGCGTGCGCAGCCACGCCGTCCCCACGGCCGATACGCCAGCGCACACCGACTCGACCCGCCGTGTCCAGCCGTGGACCGCCCACAGCACACACCCCACGCTCGCACACAGTACACCGACTCGCCCCCCGCCGGCCAGCGAGCCAGCGACACAGAGCCACACGACGGCCAGCGGCCCCACCTGCGGGTACCGCGTCCGCGACACCGACACCTGTCCGTCCGGCAGTCGACTCCCCGCCACCGTCGCGCTCGTCCCACCAACCACACCGAGGACGCCCAGCGCCCACAGCCACAGCGCGCCCGTCCCACCGCCCAGCCGCGACGCCAGCGCGCCGAGCAGCACCGCGACGACGCCGGCGAGCACGCACAGATACCACGCCCGCGTCATCCGAACCGTCTCCGTCACCCGCGTTTCCGCCGCGCCGCGCTCGACCGTCCACGTCGTCCGCCGCGCTAGGAGCCCCGCGAGCGGCTCCGCAACGTGCTCGTACGCGACATCAGCGTCCCCCTCGTCGTCGAGGTTCCGCGAGAACACGACGGCGGGCACCCGAAGCGTCCCCGCCCGTTCGGCGACCGCGAACGACTCCCGCATACCTCGCGCTGACACACTCGACGCCCAAAGCCGTTCGCCGTCCGGCGCACGACACGCGACCCGCACCGATGCTTTACCCGTCCGGGCACCCAAGTCGGAGAGACACGATGCCTCCGGGTGATGGTCCAGCGCGCCAGCACGAGCACCGAGCCGACCATCCGCCGGTCGCGTGTGACGCCTGTGAAGACGTCCTCCGCGCCCGTGGCTCGCACTCGCCCTCGTTTCTCCTGCTGGACACGCTCAGAGTCCCCGTCCTCGGCTGCGACGACCACCTCGAACAGTTCACGACGATCTGTGGCTACACGACCACCGAGACGCCCGCGCTCCTCGACCATCGCCCGGCCGGCGGCGTCTCCTGTCCGAGTTGCGGGCTCGCCCCGCACACCCCCGGACAGCCGGTCATCCCCGTCCACGACGGCGCCGTCGCCACGCTCTTGTGCCCGGAACATCAGGCCGCCCTCGTCTCGCGCTTCCAGACCGGCCTCGACACACACCACCAGCTCACCGAGTCGCTCGACACGCCGTAGGGCGCGGTGGTCTTCCGCCGAGTCGCGTA
The sequence above is drawn from the Halarchaeum grantii genome and encodes:
- a CDS encoding M48 family metalloprotease, giving the protein MRESFAVAERAGTLRVPAVVFSRNLDDEGDADVAYEHVAEPLAGLLARRTTWTVERGAAETRVTETVRMTRAWYLCVLAGVVAVLLGALASRLGGGTGALWLWALGVLGVVGGTSATVAGSRLPDGQVSVSRTRYPQVGPLAVVWLCVAGSLAGGGRVGVLCASVGCVLWAVHGWTRRVESVCAGVSAVGTAWLRTLPPVASRYVAVTAAASVGLVAFAALNTAVTVRRPLVSCGVFGGGALLVAVLLGRQGSRRLVPLQVVTAAALTGLLVLSVPWHLAITVRPLPVTSLVDSGAVVASAVSVSGVWVAGWRWLFASSDATRRRFTSEGRTVSTRVAAVSAYAMITAAGTLLAVVLGSVVLGWRLATAGASPSVWLLGVSLALPTVYLVCGAGYQLARLAGMVWAVRRRCDRSGLSADAVPFEPAYPVWVLPREEFYAGAYWDPCARAIVLSEGALAALDPAERAAVIAHEESHFEHRGAYLQFVLACLPTFALMGKNVVYSIYDFHARELTADERAVRRVDEAVPGADGADVLVGVLERFAREEWDVLEESAVTFLPTMQMGDSRAVAGLNRVFDFLFGYFAGGVHPSNEERIAAVRRLERDDG